From the genome of Cytobacillus firmus, one region includes:
- the galE gene encoding UDP-glucose 4-epimerase GalE has translation MTILVTGGAGYIGSHTCVELLKAGYDVAVVDNFVNSKPEALKRVQDITGKTFKIYNIDLLDEEKLETVFINNNIEAVIHFAGLKAVGESVHLPLKYFHNNITSTVTLCKVMQKYGVKNLVFSSSATVYGTPEKVPIVENSPLYATNPYGRTKLMIEEMLRDLYESDNSWSIALLRYFNPIGAHESGLIGEDPNGIPNNLMPYITQVAVGKLKELSVYGSGYPTKDGTGVRDYIHVVDLANGHLKALEKVATATGIEAYNLGTGNGYSVLEMVEAFEEASGVNISYKITEPRPGDVAICYADPAKAHHELGWRAEKGIEEMCTDSWRWQFCNPNGFETKNNMKLEENPRLITKSEDFSLESLVK, from the coding sequence ATGACTATTCTAGTCACTGGCGGTGCCGGCTATATCGGCAGTCATACTTGTGTAGAACTATTAAAAGCGGGTTATGATGTTGCGGTGGTTGATAACTTTGTTAACAGTAAGCCGGAAGCACTGAAGAGAGTTCAGGATATAACAGGGAAGACTTTTAAGATTTATAACATTGATTTGCTTGATGAGGAGAAGCTTGAAACAGTATTCATAAATAATAATATTGAAGCAGTTATCCATTTTGCTGGTTTAAAAGCAGTAGGTGAATCGGTTCATTTACCGCTTAAGTATTTTCACAATAACATCACAAGTACAGTAACTCTATGTAAGGTAATGCAAAAGTACGGAGTGAAAAATCTGGTCTTTAGTTCATCTGCAACGGTTTATGGGACGCCAGAAAAGGTCCCGATTGTTGAGAATTCACCTTTGTATGCGACCAATCCATATGGCAGGACGAAATTAATGATAGAAGAAATGCTCAGGGATTTATATGAATCAGATAATAGCTGGAGTATCGCCCTATTAAGATATTTTAATCCAATTGGCGCCCATGAGAGTGGATTGATTGGAGAAGATCCTAACGGAATTCCCAATAATTTAATGCCTTATATTACTCAGGTAGCAGTTGGAAAACTAAAGGAATTGAGTGTCTATGGAAGCGGCTATCCGACAAAGGATGGAACCGGAGTAAGGGATTATATCCACGTGGTTGACCTTGCAAATGGCCATTTAAAAGCACTTGAAAAAGTGGCAACTGCAACTGGAATTGAAGCCTATAATCTTGGAACTGGAAATGGCTATAGTGTGTTGGAAATGGTTGAAGCTTTTGAAGAGGCTTCTGGTGTTAACATATCTTATAAAATTACAGAACCACGACCTGGAGATGTCGCCATTTGTTATGCAGACCCTGCTAAAGCCCATCATGAACTGGGATGGAGGGCAGAAAAGGGAATTGAAGAGATGTGTACGGATTCCTGGAGGTGGCAATTCTGCAATCCTAATGGATTTGAAACAAAAAATAATATGAAATTGGAAGAAAATCCTCGCTTAATTACTAAAAGTGAGGATTTCTCTTTAGAAAGCTTAGTAAAGTGA
- a CDS encoding glycosyltransferase yields the protein MMKKKILISSFDLAIGGVERSLIGLLNHIDYSRYDVDLMLFKQEGEFLPLLPSGPNLLPEVPQYTTFRKSISQIVKEGNYSIGFSRLLAKMLSSIHGKVKRVDEPGYLTIQYGWELTNPFLPKFNKEYDAAIGFLWPHHFIGQKVKAKKRIGWIHTDYSNIYLNSDIEKRMWDKVDDIVAVSEECSKTFLNHFPDCTKKATVIENILSSQFVRQQADEDVTGEIKTNPGRTILLTVGRLSHAKGLDNAIKACRKLINDGYDIEWHVVGYGPLETELKNLISELDLHDRFFLLGKKVNPYPYIKACDIYVQPSRYEGKAVTIREAQILGKPVVLTNFPTAKSQAQDGVDALITPPNIEGIVNGIKRMIDNNELRKALISNIREKEYGNEKEVEKLYKLIEA from the coding sequence ATAATGAAGAAAAAAATATTAATTTCTTCTTTTGATTTGGCCATTGGCGGTGTAGAAAGAAGTTTGATAGGTTTACTAAATCATATTGATTACAGCAGATATGATGTAGATCTCATGCTGTTCAAGCAGGAAGGAGAATTTCTTCCCCTTCTTCCATCAGGCCCCAACTTGTTGCCTGAAGTTCCGCAGTATACAACATTCAGGAAGTCGATAAGCCAAATTGTGAAGGAAGGGAATTATTCGATTGGTTTTTCCCGGCTATTAGCAAAAATGCTTAGCTCCATACATGGAAAAGTAAAGAGAGTAGATGAACCAGGATATTTAACCATTCAGTATGGCTGGGAACTGACAAATCCTTTTTTGCCAAAATTTAACAAAGAATATGATGCGGCCATAGGATTCCTGTGGCCGCATCACTTTATAGGACAAAAAGTTAAGGCGAAGAAACGGATCGGGTGGATTCATACAGATTACTCTAATATTTATTTAAATTCAGATATAGAAAAACGCATGTGGGATAAGGTAGATGATATCGTAGCGGTCTCGGAGGAGTGTTCAAAAACATTTTTGAATCATTTTCCGGATTGCACAAAGAAAGCAACCGTCATAGAGAACATCCTATCGTCCCAATTTGTCAGGCAGCAAGCTGATGAGGATGTAACAGGAGAAATAAAGACCAACCCTGGAAGAACGATTCTTCTGACAGTAGGACGCCTTTCACATGCAAAAGGTTTGGATAATGCTATAAAAGCATGCAGGAAATTGATTAATGATGGTTATGATATTGAATGGCATGTGGTTGGGTATGGCCCTCTTGAAACTGAGTTAAAAAACTTAATCAGCGAATTAGATCTTCACGATCGATTCTTCTTATTAGGAAAAAAGGTTAATCCATATCCTTACATTAAAGCGTGCGATATTTATGTTCAACCATCCAGATATGAAGGGAAGGCGGTCACAATACGTGAAGCACAGATTTTGGGGAAACCTGTGGTTTTAACCAACTTTCCAACGGCAAAAAGCCAGGCACAAGATGGTGTTGATGCGTTGATCACTCCACCCAATATTGAGGGAATTGTAAATGGGATTAAAAGAATGATAGATAACAATGAACTGAGAAAAGCACTGATTTCAAATATTAGGGAAAAAGAATATGGCAATGAAAAAGAGGTAGAAAAATTATATAAACTAATTGAGGCTTAG
- a CDS encoding glycosyltransferase family 1 protein, with the protein MNKLEHPVRILHIVSSMGRGGAESLIMNIYRMIDRSEIQFDFITHSKGEEDYDEEIKLMGGRIYRIASLGASGPINYMKSLVKIMSANNYAAIHAHTDYQSGFPALAAKLCGISTRICHSHSNNWLKNSSFKEMFVLRGLQTMIKLSATKYCSCSEEAAKFLFGKKNVSKVQILKNGINVNEYTNIGTSSRIQVLEELHLPETAKLIGHVGRFSESKNHIFILKVLKKLLETDPSFIALLIGEGPLRKVIEEKAERMGLSENIKFLGVRTDIPRLMKSFDIFFFPSLFEGFGIVMLEAQSTGTPCIASSSVPKSTDMELGLVQYLDLGDNLDSWVDAVKETVKAKRPSKQAIINNFTKLGFNIHESLNDWLGLYEMKIYDLSYGRG; encoded by the coding sequence ATGAATAAGTTAGAACATCCGGTTAGAATCTTGCACATTGTCAGTTCAATGGGGCGAGGCGGAGCGGAAAGCCTTATCATGAATATTTATCGAATGATTGACCGTTCAGAAATTCAATTTGATTTTATTACGCATAGCAAGGGAGAAGAAGACTATGATGAAGAAATTAAATTGATGGGCGGAAGAATATATAGGATCGCCAGTCTGGGGGCATCTGGCCCGATAAACTACATGAAAAGTTTGGTCAAAATCATGTCGGCAAACAATTATGCTGCAATCCACGCCCACACCGATTATCAAAGCGGATTTCCGGCATTAGCAGCAAAGCTATGCGGAATAAGTACAAGAATTTGTCATTCTCATAGTAATAACTGGCTAAAAAATAGTAGCTTTAAAGAAATGTTCGTCCTAAGAGGATTGCAAACGATGATTAAGCTTTCAGCTACTAAATATTGCAGCTGCAGTGAAGAAGCGGCAAAGTTTTTATTTGGAAAGAAAAACGTATCAAAAGTACAAATCCTGAAAAACGGAATCAATGTAAATGAGTATACCAATATCGGTACTAGTTCTCGAATTCAAGTTCTGGAGGAATTACACTTACCCGAGACTGCAAAATTAATAGGCCATGTAGGGCGGTTTTCAGAATCAAAGAATCATATTTTTATATTAAAAGTTTTAAAAAAGCTGCTGGAAACCGATCCTAGTTTTATAGCCTTATTGATAGGTGAAGGGCCTCTAAGGAAAGTGATTGAAGAGAAAGCAGAAAGAATGGGGCTGAGCGAGAATATCAAATTTTTGGGAGTGCGGACTGATATACCAAGGCTAATGAAATCATTTGATATTTTCTTTTTTCCTTCACTTTTTGAGGGATTTGGCATTGTAATGCTGGAAGCACAGAGCACAGGAACACCATGTATTGCCTCTTCTTCTGTTCCAAAAAGTACAGATATGGAATTGGGGTTAGTACAATACCTTGACTTAGGTGATAACTTGGATAGCTGGGTTGATGCAGTTAAAGAAACTGTTAAAGCAAAAAGACCAAGCAAACAGGCAATAATAAACAACTTTACTAAGCTTGGATTTAATATCCATGAGAGCTTAAATGATTGGCTGGGCTTGTATGAAATGAAAATCTATGATTTAAGTTACGGGCGAGGTTAA
- a CDS encoding EpsG family protein: MTFLWINLSIVFICSFLARYFSKPVLAFGSIKPLKLNKILLLGVLFSLVIVSGLRSNIGDTYFYKHIYEMNDFTWDYIASQKDIGFGILQMFLKLYSDDPQIMILTTALITNVLIVSVLSKYSRLFELSTYVYITGGLFLISMNGIRQVLAAAIIFTGTKYLINGNWLMYFFIVLLASTFHQSAIVLIPIYFLVRYKAWSKATYILLFFSIVIVIGFDQFSSLLFSAIEDTQYGHYSNFQEGGANVIRVAVDAAPLLIAYLGRDKLREIFPSGDYIVNMALIGFVFMIISTQNWIFARFSIYFSLYQLILISWIVKLFNKKEQRFVYYALLICYFLYFYYENVVSLNIIYKSDFLDKLL, from the coding sequence ATGACGTTTTTATGGATCAATCTTTCTATCGTTTTTATTTGTTCTTTCTTAGCAAGATACTTCTCGAAACCAGTGTTAGCATTTGGATCCATCAAACCTTTAAAACTCAACAAAATCTTGCTGTTAGGAGTTTTATTTTCACTAGTAATTGTATCAGGTCTTAGATCAAACATAGGTGATACATATTTTTATAAACATATTTATGAAATGAATGATTTTACTTGGGACTACATAGCTTCTCAGAAAGATATCGGATTCGGAATACTCCAGATGTTTTTGAAACTGTACTCCGATGACCCTCAGATTATGATTCTAACTACGGCCTTAATTACAAATGTCCTTATTGTTTCTGTTCTCTCAAAGTATTCGAGGTTATTTGAACTCAGCACCTATGTATATATTACAGGCGGATTATTTCTAATATCCATGAATGGAATAAGGCAAGTACTGGCTGCTGCGATTATTTTTACAGGTACAAAGTATTTAATAAATGGAAATTGGCTTATGTATTTTTTTATTGTACTCTTGGCTTCAACTTTTCATCAAAGTGCAATAGTTCTAATACCCATATACTTTTTAGTAAGATATAAAGCCTGGTCCAAAGCCACTTATATTCTCCTGTTTTTTTCGATTGTAATCGTCATCGGATTTGATCAATTTTCATCCCTTTTATTTTCAGCAATAGAAGATACGCAATATGGCCATTATTCTAACTTTCAAGAAGGCGGTGCCAATGTCATAAGGGTGGCAGTAGATGCTGCACCTCTATTGATAGCATACCTGGGAAGAGATAAGTTAAGAGAAATATTCCCAAGTGGCGATTATATAGTAAATATGGCTCTAATTGGATTTGTTTTTATGATTATTTCAACACAAAATTGGATTTTCGCCAGGTTTTCAATCTATTTCAGTTTGTATCAATTAATTCTCATTTCATGGATTGTAAAACTTTTTAATAAGAAAGAACAAAGATTTGTATATTATGCATTATTAATTTGTTATTTTTTATATTTCTATTATGAAAATGTTGTCAGTTTAAACATTATATATAAAAGTGACTTTCTTGATAAATTACTTTAA
- a CDS encoding glycosyltransferase family 2 protein: protein MKKKLTVFTPTYNRAYCLDKCYQSLIRQTSKDFIWLIIDDGSTDHTQKLVNGWIKENEIEIKYVWQENQGMHGAHNTAYELIDTELNVCIDSDDYMPVDAVEKINSFWGQYGSEKVSGIIGLDTNTDFEVIGTRMPDHLETSTLFDLYNNHGVKGDKKLVYRTDLTKQYPYPIFQNEKYVGLAYKYYMLDQQYEMLLMNEVLCCVEYLPDGSSLNMLNQYRRNPKGFAFYRKELMKLPFASLSFKFRQAIHYVSSSLLINNKRFIAEAPNKIFTFLAVPFGMLLYFYIKSKTEAVT from the coding sequence ATGAAGAAAAAGTTAACTGTATTTACCCCCACTTATAACCGTGCCTATTGTCTGGATAAATGCTATCAAAGTCTAATCCGCCAAACCAGCAAGGACTTTATCTGGCTTATCATTGATGATGGGTCTACAGATCATACTCAAAAATTAGTAAATGGATGGATAAAGGAAAATGAAATTGAAATCAAATATGTTTGGCAGGAAAACCAGGGAATGCATGGAGCCCACAACACTGCGTATGAGCTTATTGATACTGAACTAAATGTCTGCATAGACTCTGATGATTATATGCCTGTTGATGCGGTTGAAAAAATTAATTCATTCTGGGGACAATATGGCAGTGAAAAAGTAAGCGGAATAATTGGTTTGGATACAAATACAGATTTTGAAGTTATTGGCACTAGAATGCCTGATCATTTAGAGACGTCTACATTGTTTGATCTTTATAATAATCACGGTGTTAAAGGTGATAAAAAGCTGGTGTATCGTACGGATTTAACAAAACAATACCCCTACCCTATTTTCCAGAATGAAAAATATGTTGGGCTGGCTTACAAGTACTATATGCTTGATCAGCAATATGAAATGCTTCTCATGAATGAAGTACTATGCTGTGTAGAGTATCTTCCAGATGGTTCTTCTTTGAATATGTTAAATCAATATCGGAGAAATCCAAAAGGCTTTGCCTTCTATCGGAAAGAGTTAATGAAGCTCCCATTTGCCAGTCTTTCGTTCAAGTTTAGGCAGGCCATCCATTATGTGTCCAGCAGCTTGTTAATAAATAATAAGAGGTTTATAGCTGAAGCTCCGAATAAAATATTTACTTTCTTAGCCGTTCCTTTTGGAATGCTGCTCTATTTCTATATCAAATCAAAAACAGAGGCTGTAACCTAA
- a CDS encoding glycosyltransferase family 1 protein → MGSPLRVLHVVVNMNRGGAETLIMNLYRNIDRSKVQFDFLTCKPGAFDDEIRKMGGKIHRIPYVSEVGHFKYMRELDQFFLGHKYYKIVHSHMDKMSGIVLRSAKKAGLPIRISHSHNTQSEGGLPARTYKWMAGKLIIPNSTSFFACSNYAAKWLFNKKSGLTRILKNGIEYDKFSYSSEVRKQVRKELQLNQNNFVLGHVGRFAHQKNHSFLIDVFADFCKVNENAVLLLVGDGPLRKDIEKKVSGLHLDKKVKFLGVRSDINRILQGLDVFVFPSLHEGLPVSLIEAQGAGLPCFISDQVSPEVDLGMNLVEFVSINEKSLWRDKLERLPLSDTSRRSFKEPFKAKGYDITATALEIEAFYLTVAG, encoded by the coding sequence GTGGGCAGTCCATTAAGGGTATTACACGTTGTGGTTAATATGAATAGGGGCGGAGCTGAGACCCTGATTATGAATTTATACCGCAATATCGACCGTTCCAAGGTACAATTTGATTTCCTGACATGTAAACCAGGTGCCTTTGATGATGAAATCAGAAAAATGGGCGGGAAGATTCATAGAATTCCTTATGTATCAGAAGTGGGACATTTTAAATATATGCGGGAATTGGATCAATTCTTCTTAGGACATAAATATTATAAGATCGTTCATTCACATATGGATAAGATGAGCGGAATCGTTTTAAGATCAGCCAAAAAAGCAGGATTACCTATTCGAATTTCGCATAGCCATAATACACAAAGTGAGGGAGGGTTGCCTGCAAGGACCTATAAATGGATGGCAGGAAAACTCATTATTCCGAACTCAACAAGTTTTTTTGCTTGCTCTAATTATGCTGCTAAATGGTTATTCAATAAGAAATCCGGGCTTACTAGGATTTTGAAAAATGGAATAGAGTATGATAAATTCTCTTATTCTTCTGAAGTGAGGAAACAAGTACGGAAAGAGTTACAGCTAAATCAAAATAATTTTGTTTTAGGTCATGTTGGCAGGTTTGCTCATCAAAAGAACCATTCGTTTCTTATTGATGTTTTTGCGGATTTTTGTAAGGTAAATGAAAATGCAGTTTTGCTGCTGGTTGGAGATGGGCCATTGCGGAAAGACATTGAAAAAAAAGTTAGCGGTTTACATTTAGATAAAAAGGTTAAGTTTTTGGGAGTGCGAAGTGATATCAATCGGATTCTACAAGGGCTGGATGTATTTGTTTTTCCATCGTTGCACGAGGGTTTGCCGGTTTCGTTAATTGAAGCACAAGGTGCCGGACTGCCTTGTTTTATTTCAGACCAGGTTTCACCAGAAGTTGATCTGGGGATGAACTTAGTTGAATTCGTTTCCATAAACGAAAAGTCTCTTTGGAGGGATAAGCTGGAAAGATTGCCTTTATCAGATACTTCAAGAAGAAGCTTCAAAGAGCCTTTTAAAGCTAAGGGATATGATATAACTGCAACTGCACTTGAAATTGAAGCCTTTTATTTAACGGTAGCGGGGTGA